From the Montipora capricornis isolate CH-2021 chromosome 2, ASM3666992v2, whole genome shotgun sequence genome, one window contains:
- the LOC138038092 gene encoding U11/U12 small nuclear ribonucleoprotein 35 kDa protein-like: MESGNDKVGKVDVGYEIPTWSNWSPLAKFYHPLQAGSIDGTDTEAHDRAVSRAMLAKYKPNKRVCGDPDKTLFVGKLSKDTCEDTVYKVFGKCGELVNCKLVRDVVTGFSRGYAFVEYKSDRDANKAWRELHNETIDGCTILVEYEAARTLKGWIPRRLGGGFGGKKESGQLRFGGRDRPFRRPIPSEQDRKQNNNYLRGSRYHETSRENYSYRDREREKRERDREMSRSTSRYRDRGDDGKKYRERDSERSRVSERSRDYERSRERGGERYKERGRHGESRHRERDGYQDKVKNSYETSEKAKDAYHKHEHQEVGIS; the protein is encoded by the exons ATGGAATCAGGAAATGATAAAGTGGGAAAGGTTGATGTTGGCTACGAGATTCCAACTTGGAGCAACTGGTCGCCGTTGGCGAAATTTTACCATCCGTTGCAAGCTGGTAGCATCGATGGCACAGATACAGAAGCGCACGATAGAGCTGTTTCCCGTGCTATGTTGGCAAAAT ATAAACCAAACAAGAGAGTTTGTGGTGATCCAGACAAGACACTGTTTGTTGGGAAACTGAGCAAGGACACCTGTGAAG ATACTGTGTATAAAGTGTTTGGAAAATGTGGAGAATTAGTGAATTGCAAGCTGGTCAGAGATGTTG TTACAGGGTTCTCAAGAGGCTATGCATTTGTGGAGTACAAAAGTGACAGAGATGCTAATAAAGCCTGGagg GAACTGCACAATGAAACCATTGATGGTTGCACTATACTCGTGGAGTATGAAGCAGCAAGAACCTTAAAGGGATGGATTCCAAGACGACTCG GTGGTGGTTTTGGAGGCAAAAAAGAATCCGGACAGTTGAGGTTTGGAGGCAGAGATCGGCCATTTAGAAGACCAAT ACCAAGTGAACAGGATcggaaacaaaacaacaactatTTGCGTGGCTCACGTTATCACGAGACGTCCCGTGAGAATTACAGTTATCGCGATCGTGAACGCGAGAAACGTGAGCGTGACAGAGAAATGTCGCGAAGTACTTCTCGCTATCGTGACCGTGGAGATGATGGGAAAAAATATCGTGAACGTGACAGTGAAAGGTCTCGTGTCAGCGAGCGATCTCGTGACTATGAAAGATCACGTGAACGTGGTGGAGAGCGTTACAAAGAGCGCGGGCGTCACGGTGAATCTCGCCACAGAGAGAGAGACGGGTATCAAGATAAAGTAAAAAACAGTTACGAGACAAGTGAAAAGGCAAAAGACGCTTATCATAAACATGAACATCAGGAGGTCGGGATCAGCTAA